In bacterium, a genomic segment contains:
- the mazF gene encoding endoribonuclease MazF — MVAPRRRSGYVPSRGDVVWLEFDPQAGAEQSGRRPALVVSPRAYNGRVGLALCCPLTTRVKGYPFEVALPAGSPAEGVVLADQLKSLDWRARRAKKFAEVPDAVLAEVLGKIGTLVGWGPER, encoded by the coding sequence GTGGTAGCGCCGCGGCGACGCTCCGGCTACGTCCCGTCGCGTGGCGATGTCGTCTGGCTGGAGTTCGACCCGCAGGCCGGTGCGGAACAGTCGGGGCGCAGGCCCGCCCTCGTCGTCTCGCCGCGGGCCTACAACGGCCGCGTCGGGCTGGCGCTGTGCTGCCCGCTCACGACCCGGGTCAAGGGCTACCCCTTCGAGGTGGCGCTGCCCGCCGGCTCGCCGGCCGAGGGCGTCGTCCTGGCCGACCAGCTGAAGAGCCTCGACTGGCGGGCGCGCAGGGCGAAGAAGTTCGCCGAGGTCCCCGACGCCGTCCTGGCCGAGGTGCTGGGCAAGATCGGCACGCTGGTCGGGTGGGGGCCGGAGCGCTGA